The window CGGCCTTTGGCAGGTATGCGTTACCGCGAATAGCAGTCTTTCCGCTTACCGAAACTGACCGGTCTTCGTCTATCAGGTAGATAGCGGCCCATTTGGATGAATCAATCGCAAAAGCAGTCGAAAATACTTTAATTAGCGTGTCTTTCTGTTTGAATGCTTCTACAACGCCGATGTCATAAATACCCCAGGGAGTATTTTTGATCCGCACAGAATCATCAACATTGTTGAACAAATTCAATGTTTTCCCTTGTAAGTAGGCTGGATCATTTGTCCGTAGCAGGATATGAATGCCTGACGAAAGATTATCCTGTAAACGGTCGAACCGCGATTTTACAAGGTATTGCCCCCTGAAAAAATATGCTGCAAGCACAAGGGTAGAGCATATTAAGGCAATTACCAGGCTGATAATAATAACGATATAAAGTGCCGAGCCTTTAAGCATGACCCTTACCCGGCTTGGGCTTCTTTTTAAAAATATTGATCTTGTCAAAAAGCGAACGCGGCTTTCCATTCAAAGCCTTGCCATTGTTGTAATAAATTACTCTCGAAGAATCACGGCTTTCGTGAAATATCACAGGGCCATCCAATTCGTTTTTGTGGTATTCGCCGCTTTCCTTTAAACTGCCATCAGGGTTAAAAAAGCTAAAGCTACCCGAACGTATCCCACTGCGCCAGTTGACTACCTGTATCAGTATACCACGCTCATCCCAATCCCTCCAGGTTCCGTCCTTTAGTCCTTTTTTAAAGGTGCCCAGGGTTCGGGTGTTATGGTTCAGGTATGTTTCGGTATAGGCGCCGTTCAGCAGCCGGCCACTGAATCCGCCCTGAAGGGTATGCACCTTGTTTGTGGCATACCAGTAATAAGTAAGGGTGCTTTGCACATCCGGATTTGAATTAACAGGTATAATTTCTGCCAGTATTGTTCGGTCGGTATCTGTTATCCTTACGCTGTGCAAACCATAATCGGGCATTTTTTGCCCGAATGAGCAGCAGTAAAAGAAGGTAAAAAGTGCTGTATAAATGAATTTCATTAAATTGCAGGTTGGATATGAATATATTTTGTTTTGCCTCCGCTCTTAACCAGTACAGAATCTTTCATATTCCGAATCAGTTTAAATTGCCCTATCGTTTCTCCCTCGCTCATCATAGCTTCCTGGCCGTTTACTTTCATAAAGGCAATCAGTTTTTTAGACCCTGGGTTTTTGATATATCCTGAATATCGTATAACATCCCAGTTGAAAGACGGGGGGACATTGGCTCGTGCAATTCCGGTGTTCTGGTGAACCCTTAGCAGCGGCTTTGCGGTGTCTTTCCGGGTAGCAATCCCAAACGGATCACGGTAATTCAGTAGTAGGCGAGCGGTATCTTTTGCCACAGCATAATCATTAAAAACCTCTTTAGGTGGTGGCGGTGGCACATAACTGTCATCATGACCGCCGCTGTATGCAATAACTATCCGGTAAATGATGATTCCCCATACCAGCAATACAACAACAATCAGTACGTATGTTAATGCTTTATTTTTTTTGACCATGACCTATTGGCTTAAAACAGTACAAAATTTCTAAGCGCACTGGCTTTCCCTTCCTTACCCGAGGCATTTAGCGCACTTACTTTCCAATATATCTTCTCGCCTGTAACACCAAGTGTAAAGCTATAACCTGTAGAATTGACCGTCATTGGGAAATTGTTACTATACAGCGTGGTCGAATCGCTTTTAAATACATATAATTTATATCCTGATACACCTGTAACCGAATTCCAGCTCAGTTGCACCGGTAAACTAACGCTACTTCCATTAGCCGGCGACACAAGGCTAACCTGGGGGGGCAGCGGCAATTGATAGGTTACATAATTAATAGCCGACCATTTAGATTGCTCTGTTTCATTTTCGGCCCTAACCCGCCAACCGTATACCTGATCCTTTGGAAAGGTAAAATTAACCTGGAGCCCGGGTACAACCTGGTTATAAACCAATACGTTATCATTTGCAAAGTTATTTGTATCAATCTGTACCTGGTATTTAGTAGCGCCAAATAGGCTGTTCCATTTAAAAAGGGCTGCATTTGTATTTGTTACAACGTTGTTGGCGGGTGATGAAAGAGTGACAGTTTGATTGGTTAGTGAAGACTCTTCGACAACGAAGCGCCTGGCCGGCGAATAAGCTGTTTGGGAGCTACCATTTTCGGCTCTTACCCGCCATTGATAGTTTCCGGGTTCCAGTGTCGAGGTAAATTTATTGCCCTTAACAAGTGTATCCAGTATCAGGCTGCCAACGGAATCAAAACCGGGTGTAACAACCTGCAAACGGTAACTTAGTGCATCCTCCACCTCATCCCACCAGAAGTTTACCGTGTATTTAGTGCTTAGGTACTGGTCTGCAGGTGCTTGAAGTATCACCTGTCTTTTGGCAATGGATGGTTCTATAAACTCTTTACAAGACGATAGCAGCGTGTTTAAAGCCAGATAAACAGGTAAGATATAAAATAAGTGTTTAAGTTTCATTCCCGACTAATTTAGGAATAAGTCTTTATTATTGAAAATAATATCTTTCACATAGAATTTTTCAAATTAAAGTTTTGTGATTTGAAAGTTGATAACGTTTAAATTCAATAACCAAAAACCTTTCGAGTGAATGGATAACAAAATAAGTACCTTCGGTGTTAACTTTCTTCGAAGGTTGCGAGATTTCAATTTCGCCGCTATCGCGTAATCAGGCGATATTTATTTTCGTTTTTTTATATCGTGAAGGCCTTCTGATATCCTAATAGAATTTTTTGAGTAATTTCAACACCCTGCAAATGTTGGATCAATGTTAGCCTCAAATTTTCAGCCAATAAAAAAGCGATTAGTGTCTTTCACCTAATCGCCTCATTTTCAAGTACTCAGAGCGGGAATCGAACCCGCACTCCGTTTACGGGAACAGGATTTTAAGTCATGTGACTTGCGGTTTCATTCGAGCCAAAAAGTGCCTATACGGCTCAAAAACGAAGTTTTTATATCAGATAAAACCGCTTAATGTTGAAAAAAAACGCAATATGTTCGACCAATGTTAGACCAATAATCCGTATATTTAGCATAGCAAACAACAAATATATGGCTTCGATAAAAGTAATGCTTCGCGCCCGGGAAAATGCAAACGGCGAATACCCAATTGTAATCCGTGTAGTTAAAGATCGTAAAAATACCCTGCTGTCAGTCGGGCATTCAGTCAAAAAAACGGATTGGGATGAAAAGAACGCAAAGGTCAAAAAATCACATTCCAATTCTACTTGGCTGAATAACCTTATTGCCAAGCGCGTAGCCGAAGCAAATGACAAGCTGATACAGCTTGAAGTAAATAACACCGATACTTCGGCGCGTGTTATTGGCAAAGCTGTGAAAGCGGCAAAGGATAACACGTTTTTCAAACAGGCCGATTTATACATTGCCCGCCTTGAAAAATCAGGAAACTTTAACCGCACCTCTGCCGAAAAGCCACGGATCAAACGAGTAAAAGAGTTTTTGAATAACCGGGATATTCATTTCCCTGAAATCGATGCTACATTTCTAAAAGACTTTAAAGCGTGGTTAAAAGGCACCCGAACGATAACGGAGCGCACGGCTGTAAATCACTTGGTGGTTATTCGTTCAATTTATAATCAGGCTATCGCCGATAAACTGGTTGACCCTAAATATTATCCGTTTGGCAAAGGCGGCATTGTTATCAAGTTTCCGGATAGCAAAAAGAGCGGCCTAATGCCTGCGGACATTGTGGCACTGGAAAATGTTGAACTAACAGGCGTTGCCAACCATGCACGTAATTTGTGGCTGTTTGCCTTTTACTGTGGCGGGATGCGCGCATCTGACGTTTTGCGCCTGAAATGGTCCGATTTTGAAGATGGCCGCCTTTATTATACAATGGGCAAAAATGAAAAAGGCGGTTCCTTAAAAATATCGGCAAAGATTGAGGCTATTTTAGCACAATACAGGCGGGAAAATCCTAAGCACAATCTAGTATTCCCTGACCTGGAAAAACTGGTCGATCTGAAAGACAAGGCAGCTGTACAGGAATATATCAAGGTTCGTATCAAGGCGAACAATAAGCACATGTTAAAAGCAACCGAAAAAGCCAATGTAAACAAACAAGCTACATCGCATAAATCCCGCCATAGCTTCGCACAAATGGCGAAAGGTGTTATCAGCGCCTCGGCATTACAAGAGATATTCCGGCATTCCGACCTTAAAACAACCGAGGGTTATATGGGTAATAATTTTGTGAATGAAGAAATTGATAGCGCAATGGATGATGTAATGGCACGACTTTGTTAAACTGGAAATAATACAAAATCTGTAATCTCTACGCATTTAATTTTCATCGCCACGACGACGTTTATATATCTTTTCAAATCCTAAAACGTAATACGATGAATACGCTAAAACAGCATAACAAATTACACCAACACACCCTCTCAAAAATGAATTTTCAAAAATAGACAATCCTAAAATAAACAGAAATGTACTAATTACTAATCCGATGAATTTATTTATCAGCATGAACTAATTTATAACTAAAGCAAAAACAATATACAAAACAATTGATACGATATTCCCAGTCCAAATTATGAAGCGTTTGCTTTTTTGTGATATTCTAACATCCTTGATGTCATCAAATATTAGCATTTGAGTGTAAAACACCATAGCTAAAAAAGCTAAATAACCCAAATATTCCACTATATCAGAATACCAAGGGAGAAGTTTCACAATGCTAAATCTTGTACCTGCATTTATTAAGGCAATTATTACTCTTGGAAAAGAAACCAAAGTTAGTTCAATTCCAAAAAAGAAATCCTCTAAGAGCCATAACTCACCCTTTACATTTTTCTTTGCGACAATTGTAATAGCAATAATAGTAACACCTACGATTAAGTCATTTACCATTTATAAGCAGATTATTCCTTAAATTCATAAGGTGTAGGGATTGGCCATTTTGCCAAAACAGACCAAGCACTGATAAGGTATTCATTTTGTGATATTTGAGTGAAAAATATTTTTGCGTAATTTGAATAACAGATTATCTTCTTATTAGGAAATATGGCCCTTACCTTCTCTTGATTATTGAAAGCCATAGATTGAACTTTTTCAACAATCTCATAACCTAAAAAATTTTGTATAGGTAACACCAACAAGTTTAAATCATTTCTATTGGCCCGCTCTAAAACGGTATTCATCTTTTTAACAGATTTTGACAATTCTCGAAGAGATGTCCATTCATGATTAATATCATCCAATTCATCTGAAGAAAAAGAATTAAGCACTGTTTTATATTGAATTTTGAAACAGAAAGTTTTGTTTTCGGCAGAAAACGAGTCTGAACAATCTTCAAGCTCTATCATTTTTATTGAATAATGTTCTCTGATGTATTTTAAAAGATCACCACTCCAATGATATTCAGCACTACGGCTTTCTTCACTCCAATATTCAAATGCTTTATTGTAATTTTTACTGGATAAAGCAGTGAAATATTGAGTTATAAGATGAACTAATTTTGTTTTTATTTTTTGGTTATCAAATTTCTCATTGTCGATATTCGGGATGACACTGATAACATTGTCGTCTTGGTTTTCTGATAAGGATAGTTTTCTGTTAGGCTCTGCAACCACATTTGTAGGTGGAGTATTTAGAATTGCATTAGAAAGCATTTCGCTTTCGTTCATCAATTGCTCTTCAAATACCCTGTATAACAATCTTGCCTTTTTTTCATCAATATAGGACTCTCTTAATCTGGTTCCCTCTGGTAAAGTGATTCCTATATAATTTAAAATGGTCTCTAAAAATTCTTCCTTTATTGGAATGTTTCCGCTTGGATAGGCGGCGATTTTTCTAATAAAATGATTTCTTGCAGTTCCGGTATAGTCATCTTTAAATAACCTGTCAAAAAAATTTGTTCCTTTATTACCTACCTTAATTATTTCCCATACACGCCTAACGTTGTTGTTTACCGACGCCTTTTGCTCCGGTGTTATTTCATCGTCCCATACTCTTTGCTCGAATCTTCTAAGCATTTCTTCGTGGAGAAATGGATCTATTCGTATCATATCGTTAAAATCAGAATTTTCAGGAGAAGATATCTAATTTTTTAGAAAAAATAGTTTTTACTAAAAAGATCGATATAGTTTAAAACTCCTCAATTTGTATCACAATTAAGGTTGAGGTTTATTTTTATCATCTAATGACGATTCAATATGAGACATCAAATACAGCATCACGGATTTATTTTCAGACCAATATTTCTTAATATTATTACGCACCATGTGCGGCGTTTGCGGAATACCGGCAACCTTTTCAGGATACAAAATATCTGCAATCTTAATTGCAGCCGTTTCAAGTGCCGCCAAATAGCCTTTGGTCCATTCCTCTCCGTGTTCTTTAATGAGACGCTTGGCGTTGGCTTTATTCAGATGTTCTTTTTCTTCACCATCGTATCCGCCGTAGTAATTGAAATCATCAAAAAAATTAGTCACTCGGCCACCTGCTACCTGTTAATTCAATATCGTCTTTAAAGGGATATATACATAATACATAATTAGTGCTTTGTCAACATCTAAATATTAAGATAGTGATCACACCGAAACACTTAAACATCAGGTAGCGAATTAGCCGAAAACGCTGTAAAAGAGTAAGCAATATCAGAAACCTTAATACCATGAGCACAAACAAAGTGATCAAAGATGGTGGCTATAAGGAAACGAACGATCCCTACAAATTTAAAAATGGGGATAGCACCGTTACCGTACGTCCGGGACAAGGGATAATCGTTGATAACGGCGGCCGCCATAACAAATACGGCAGCAACACCAGCGATAGCTTCCTATCCGACAGGATCAAAAAAGGTTAGCTACCTAAGGCAAGGGGGGCATAAGATGTTTCCCCTTGCTAAATGTTAATTAAAATTCGTTGTAATATTTGATTGCGAAGAATTAGTCCGTAAATTTGAGAATACATTTCTTGTAATTACGCACTCGTTTTAGCTACCGAATCGTCGAAAATTTCAAAGCAAAAACACACGAGTGATGATTGTGCTGTACGCTATGCGTGGGGTTATATCATTCGTGTGTACGCTTTTCGACGAGCGTGGTAGCTGGTGAGGCCCCACGTAATTTTTAAAAACCTGTCTGATAGGGGCTAAGACATTTAGCTCCTTTTTTATGAAACAAGTTTTTTTACTGCTCCTGCTGC is drawn from Mucilaginibacter ginsenosidivorax and contains these coding sequences:
- a CDS encoding toxin-antitoxin system YwqK family antitoxin, which translates into the protein MKFIYTALFTFFYCCSFGQKMPDYGLHSVRITDTDRTILAEIIPVNSNPDVQSTLTYYWYATNKVHTLQGGFSGRLLNGAYTETYLNHNTRTLGTFKKGLKDGTWRDWDERGILIQVVNWRSGIRSGSFSFFNPDGSLKESGEYHKNELDGPVIFHESRDSSRVIYYNNGKALNGKPRSLFDKINIFKKKPKPGKGHA
- a CDS encoding fibronectin type III domain-containing protein; amino-acid sequence: MKLKHLFYILPVYLALNTLLSSCKEFIEPSIAKRQVILQAPADQYLSTKYTVNFWWDEVEDALSYRLQVVTPGFDSVGSLILDTLVKGNKFTSTLEPGNYQWRVRAENGSSQTAYSPARRFVVEESSLTNQTVTLSSPANNVVTNTNAALFKWNSLFGATKYQVQIDTNNFANDNVLVYNQVVPGLQVNFTFPKDQVYGWRVRAENETEQSKWSAINYVTYQLPLPPQVSLVSPANGSSVSLPVQLSWNSVTGVSGYKLYVFKSDSTTLYSNNFPMTVNSTGYSFTLGVTGEKIYWKVSALNASGKEGKASALRNFVLF
- a CDS encoding site-specific integrase, which produces MASIKVMLRARENANGEYPIVIRVVKDRKNTLLSVGHSVKKTDWDEKNAKVKKSHSNSTWLNNLIAKRVAEANDKLIQLEVNNTDTSARVIGKAVKAAKDNTFFKQADLYIARLEKSGNFNRTSAEKPRIKRVKEFLNNRDIHFPEIDATFLKDFKAWLKGTRTITERTAVNHLVVIRSIYNQAIADKLVDPKYYPFGKGGIVIKFPDSKKSGLMPADIVALENVELTGVANHARNLWLFAFYCGGMRASDVLRLKWSDFEDGRLYYTMGKNEKGGSLKISAKIEAILAQYRRENPKHNLVFPDLEKLVDLKDKAAVQEYIKVRIKANNKHMLKATEKANVNKQATSHKSRHSFAQMAKGVISASALQEIFRHSDLKTTEGYMGNNFVNEEIDSAMDDVMARLC